In the genome of Neodiprion pinetum isolate iyNeoPine1 chromosome 2, iyNeoPine1.2, whole genome shotgun sequence, one region contains:
- the LOC124212262 gene encoding uncharacterized protein, with protein MSKSRTVYQHNVHKFQRSLLNLEISDAHATIIKYQNILLSLENDILIELPVEVSKKFFDTQHLKLEPAFNAYKAANINKLANLINNKKRPTSNPIDSTFENWIVNLSNTDISVNVTDVLKKGPKYGIPFEPHCIPTNKLISDFESKISFIPSDSRNTARQDFTNTIKKFINTPSPLHADKNILHKIKETKIFQNNNQDLLFLKADKGNTTVVMNKQIDEDKMLQQLSNNNSYKVVRYDLTCTLQQEVKKLTTDRSKSKLISDQLRRQIAKTDCLPPRAYGLPKIHKPDTPVRIIVSFTDSLTINLARFLSQCIGNNIVPPLSRVRDNFALVNAIRDFRLPPDHILVSLDVVSLFTNVPQDLAINAVKQRWHQLVDKIPVPLNKLLKALHICFKAAIFKFNQNIYAQTYGLPMGSPLSPILADLVLDDLEQYCLNKLDFKPSFFFSYVDDIIKLSLRIQLQKCFLSSTVSIRDYNLPLN; from the coding sequence ATGTCTAAGTCGCGTACTGTTTACCAACATAATGTACACAAATTTCAAAGGTCGTTACTTAATCTCGAGATCAGTGACGCTCACGCGACCATCatcaaatatcaaaatattttgttgtcGCTTgagaatgatattttaattgaattacCTGTTgaagtgtcaaaaaaattcttcgacacACAACACCTGAAATTGGAACCGGCTTTCAATGCTTACAAGGCGGCTAACATCAACAAGTTAGCTAATCtgattaataacaaaaaacgTCCCACTTCTAATCCAATTGACTCAacctttgaaaattggatcgTGAACCTTAGCAATACGGATATTTCTGTCAATGTTACCGACGTGCTAAAAAAGGGACCCAAATATGGCATTCCTTTTGAGCCTCACTGCATCCCAACCAACAAACTTATCTCTGATTTCGAATCAAAGATTTCCTTCATTCCTTCTGATTCTCGTAATACGGCCCGCCAAGATTTTACCAACACTataaaaaagttcatcaacaCCCCTTCTCCCCTTCacgcggacaagaatatccTTCACAAAATTAAAGAAACTAAGATCTTTCAAAATAACAACCAGGACTTACTTTTCTTGAAGGCTGACAAGGGAAACACGACTGTTGTGATGAACAAACAAATAGACGAGGATAAAATGTTGCAACAACTCTCCAACAACAACTCTTACAAAGTTGTTAGATACGATCTCACCTGTACCTTGCAACAAGAAGTCAAAAAACTAACAACGGATCGGTCTAAAAGCAAACTCATCTCTGATCAACTTAGACGTCAAATTGCAAAAACTGATTGCCTACCACCTAGAGCCTACGGGCTACCGAAAATTCACAAACCGGATACACCGGTAAGAATTATAGTTTCGTTCACTGATAGTCTGACTATTAATCTGGCTCGTTTCCTCAGTCAATGTATAGGTAACAACATCGTACCTCCCTTGTCACGTGTAAGAGATAATTTTGCTCTGGTTAATGCTATTAGGGACTTTCGTCTCCCACCTGATCATATTTTAGTTTCGCTGGATGTTGTGTCATTGTTTACAAATGTTCCACAAGATCTTGCAATCAACGCTGTTAAACAGCGCTGGCATCAGTTGGTGGACAAAATTCCGGTCCCACTTAACAAACTCTTAAAAGCATTGCACATATGTTTTAAGGCTgccatattcaaatttaatcagaaCATATATGCTCAAACTTATGGTTTACCGATGGGCTCACCGCTCTCTCCAATTTTGGCGGATTTGGTTTTGGATGATCTTGAACAATATTGTCTCAACAAACTGGACTTCAAGccttcattctttttcagCTATGTAGACGACATAATTAAGCTGTCCCTTCGGATACAGTTGCAGAAATGCTTTCTGTCTTCAACAGTTTCCATCCGAGACTACAATTTACCTCTGAATTAG